The sequence GGTCGGGTCGAGCTCCGGCGCGATGGTCCCGACACCGCGGGCGCCCGGCGTCCGGGTGGTCAGCGCCCGGACCGCGAGCACCCTGTCCGACATGCTCGAGCAGGTCACCACCTCCAACGGCACGGGCCCGGCCGCGGCCGTGCCGGGCTACCGGGTCGCCGGCAAGACCGGCACCGCCTACCGGATCGACCCTTCGTGCGGCTGCTACCGGGGCTACGTCTCGTCCTTCATCGGGTTCGCCCCGGCCGACCACCCGCGGGTCGTCATCGCCGTCGTCCTGGACAACCCGAAGACCTCTTACTTCGGCGGCACCTCGGCGGCGCCGATCTTCCAGAAGGTGATGACCTTCGCCCTCGCCACGCTGGGCGTGCCGCCGTCCACCGCCGCCGCGCCGAGCCTGCCCCTGACCCAGCCCGGCATCGCCGACCAGCCGGACATCCTCGGCCCGGGCGACGTGCCGGTCAGCCCGGCCACGCCGGCCACACCGACACCGGGGCAGGGCGCCCAGACCGGCCCGAACGCCGGGGCCTCGAGCCCACCGGCCGCCCAGCCGGGCGCCACCCGGGCGCCACCGGCGGCCGGGTGACCGCGGGCGTCGGCGCCGATCCACCCACCCCGGGTGATCGCGCGATGCCAGCCTGCCCACCGGCCGGCGGCGGCGGCCCGCTCGCCCCGAACGCGCCGGGTGAAATAGCCGAGGATCGCCCGGTTAATACCCGCTGTTGTGGGGGCAGGGCTGACAGTTGTGCGAATTCCGAGGAGACCGCATTGCCACGGGACGACACCGTGAGCAGGCGTGAGGCCGCGACGGGTGCCCTACTAAGGTCGACGGCGTGACCCCACCGGCACTGCGCCCGGCCCACCGGCCGGCCCGCACGCTCACCGAGCTGCGCGCTCTGCTCGCTGACCTCGGAAGTGTCCAGCGCGCCGCCGCGGCCGACGTGGCGGCGCCCGAGGTCGTTTTGCACGGCGTCACGCACGACTCCCGCGCCGTGCAGCCCGGCGACCTCTACGCGGCACTGCCCGGTTCGCACGCCCACGGCGCCGACTTCGCCGCCGCCGCGGCCGCGAGCGGCGCCGCCGCCGTGCTGACCGACCCCGCGGGCGCCGCGGCGCTGGCCGGCTCGGTCGACCTGCCGGTGGTCACGACCGCCGACCCGCGCAGCGACGTCGCCCAGGTCGCGGACTGGCTGTACGGCCAGCCGTCGCGCAGCCTCACGCTGCTCGGCGTCACCGGGACCAACGGCAAGACGACCTCGGCGTTCCTGGTCGACGCCGGCCTGCGCGCCGCCGGCCACCGCACCGGCCTGCTGGGCACCGTCGAGACCCGGATCGCCGACGAGCGCGTCGACTCGGTGCGGACCACCCCGGAGTCGAGTGACCTGCAGGCGCTGTTCGCCGTGATGGTGGAGCGCGGCGTCACCGCGGCCACGATGGAGGTCTCCAGCCACGCGCTGGCCCAGCACCGCGTCGACGGCCTGCGGTTCGCCGGCGCGCTGTTCACCAACCTCAGCCAGGACCACCTGGACTACCACCCGACGATGCGGGACTACTTCGAGGCCAAGGCCCGCCTGTTCGAGCCCGAGCGGACCGCCGCGTCGGTGATCGGGATCGAGCCGGGCGCCGGCACCTGGGGCCTGGAGCTGGCGGCCCGCGTTCCGGGATCGGTCACCTACGCCCCGGACCCGCCCGCCGACTGGTGGGCCGACGACCTGACCGTCGGCGCGCGGGGCAGCTCGTTCACCGCCCGCGGCCCGCGCGGTCTCGCCGTGCCGATGGAGGTCCGCCTGCCCGGGCGGTTCAACGTCGC is a genomic window of Pseudofrankia inefficax containing:
- a CDS encoding UDP-N-acetylmuramoyl-L-alanyl-D-glutamate--2,6-diaminopimelate ligase: MTPPALRPAHRPARTLTELRALLADLGSVQRAAAADVAAPEVVLHGVTHDSRAVQPGDLYAALPGSHAHGADFAAAAAASGAAAVLTDPAGAAALAGSVDLPVVTTADPRSDVAQVADWLYGQPSRSLTLLGVTGTNGKTTSAFLVDAGLRAAGHRTGLLGTVETRIADERVDSVRTTPESSDLQALFAVMVERGVTAATMEVSSHALAQHRVDGLRFAGALFTNLSQDHLDYHPTMRDYFEAKARLFEPERTAASVIGIEPGAGTWGLELAARVPGSVTYAPDPPADWWADDLTVGARGSSFTARGPRGLAVPMEVRLPGRFNVANALGALALLVAAGIEPRAAAAGIGTLAGVPGRMEPIEAGQPYLALVDFAHTPDAVETVLTSVRGLVDGRVIVVLGCGGDRDRAKRPLMGAAAARLADLAFLTNDNPRSEDPAEILAQMTAGIDRVATSAAKVTVIPDRAEAIAAAVAEAGPGDVVVVAGKGHERGQEQNGVVTPFDDRAVLAQAIADAGRPTGTGR